In Leptospira sp. WS58.C1, a single genomic region encodes these proteins:
- a CDS encoding glycosyltransferase family 39 protein, producing MVSLVNFLFFLGILLNTYFISVILHKKGISQPLSRNLVSFTLSILIAGSIALLLVSFESYKILPVVFIQLLVAGSFLAYILVRKLDPILSPLSGRNNSGNLFTYIILTLLLVSAGAMYSLFPIEYIKGDRDHGVYVVFGSKIQKTGGLNFDDFRYQDLTRVLGNNIIFGYPAIHSDHSPQDPSVPIGSLSPRFYPLFPTFLALSADLFGLDGMFRVNSIFGVLSLVFIFLIVKKWIGPWGALIAVFFCAFNPAQLWNVRTTLSEPLGQLLILFSCYLALYFFRKSKGWMFFAGGVLGLSSFNRIDSLIYFPALVILVGYLLFLRKKSLWRGFNFLFGYSAISILGVLYGYINSKPYMLDLWRSKQLLKLTVFCVFSSILLSGLLIFSNLQFGKQSIVLLKNTILKNKKILRIVILSSLFLLITFAYSIQPVISNSENLTDFFYFKKNSFIFFLFYVPLILVLFGIGGYDLLVFRKQSSGSLVFLLLGSLLSFVYFYDPSIYPDHYWASRRWLLFPVPFVCIMGVLGMYSLPIKKQVFKSTLIAIVFAGYVYHLYNRERLIFFERMLSGYSEEFERLSIALPNEKAIYFTKKQDLASPLRYLSGRETYLIHKTRPFLEKASRLIESGWNVYLIEEDFHLEDGSVTLEKVDQISLEGNYPLDTVNRYPDMLLYRGVFLQVYKLGLGPKVSIQTKKSVSINPSQFTYTLKTVRSERKSQPNVYEEVKAYAYCFQINPTGKFKVEFEGESLSQATFSVTANQSSSVIFPESPGVGDDRKMNIEFSVENPETDDIQIRFHTKRDRQAVLKSLQLSRIP from the coding sequence GTGGTTTCCTTGGTAAATTTCTTATTTTTTTTAGGCATCCTCCTAAATACGTATTTTATATCGGTCATCCTCCATAAAAAAGGAATTTCACAACCCTTATCCAGAAACTTAGTCTCCTTTACCCTCTCTATTTTAATAGCCGGTTCAATCGCTCTTCTATTAGTTTCCTTCGAGTCTTACAAAATCCTCCCCGTAGTTTTCATTCAACTTTTAGTCGCCGGATCATTCTTAGCTTACATACTCGTTCGCAAGCTTGATCCAATATTGAGTCCACTCTCCGGTAGGAACAACTCCGGAAATTTATTTACTTACATCATTCTTACTTTGCTGCTCGTAAGTGCTGGAGCAATGTATTCCCTTTTTCCGATAGAGTATATTAAAGGAGATAGAGATCATGGAGTGTATGTTGTTTTCGGGAGTAAAATCCAAAAAACGGGGGGTCTGAATTTTGATGATTTTCGTTATCAGGACTTGACACGGGTTTTAGGGAATAATATTATTTTCGGTTATCCGGCAATCCATTCGGATCATTCTCCTCAGGATCCTTCCGTTCCGATCGGTTCTCTTTCTCCCCGTTTTTATCCCCTCTTCCCAACTTTTTTAGCTCTTTCCGCTGATCTATTCGGACTAGATGGGATGTTCCGAGTGAATTCAATATTCGGTGTATTATCTTTAGTATTCATATTTTTGATCGTAAAAAAATGGATAGGACCTTGGGGAGCATTGATCGCAGTTTTTTTCTGCGCCTTCAACCCGGCTCAACTCTGGAATGTTAGGACGACCCTTTCAGAGCCTTTAGGGCAATTGCTTATATTATTCTCATGTTACTTGGCTCTTTATTTTTTTCGAAAGAGCAAGGGATGGATGTTCTTTGCAGGCGGAGTCTTAGGATTAAGCAGTTTCAATAGGATAGACAGTTTAATTTATTTTCCTGCACTCGTGATCCTCGTTGGTTATTTATTATTTTTAAGAAAAAAATCTCTTTGGAGAGGATTTAACTTCTTATTCGGATATTCGGCGATTTCGATCTTAGGAGTTTTATACGGTTATATCAATTCCAAACCGTACATGCTTGATCTATGGAGAAGTAAACAGTTACTAAAATTAACCGTTTTTTGTGTTTTTTCATCTATCTTACTATCCGGTTTATTGATCTTCTCCAATTTACAATTCGGAAAACAATCGATTGTATTACTTAAAAACACGATCCTCAAGAATAAAAAAATCTTACGGATCGTAATTCTTTCCTCCTTATTTCTCTTAATTACATTCGCTTATTCTATTCAACCTGTAATTAGTAATTCGGAGAATCTAACTGATTTCTTTTATTTCAAAAAGAACAGCTTTATATTCTTCTTATTTTATGTTCCTCTTATTCTAGTATTGTTCGGGATCGGAGGATATGATCTATTAGTCTTCCGAAAACAATCTTCCGGCTCATTGGTATTTTTGCTATTAGGATCCCTTCTCTCTTTTGTTTACTTCTACGATCCGAGCATTTATCCGGATCATTACTGGGCATCTAGACGCTGGCTCTTATTTCCCGTTCCTTTTGTATGTATAATGGGAGTTTTGGGAATGTATTCTCTTCCCATAAAAAAACAAGTATTTAAGTCTACCCTGATCGCAATCGTATTTGCAGGTTATGTATATCATCTTTACAATCGAGAAAGATTGATCTTCTTTGAAAGAATGTTGTCCGGTTATTCGGAGGAATTCGAAAGACTATCTATCGCTTTACCGAACGAGAAAGCGATATACTTTACCAAAAAACAGGATCTTGCAAGCCCCCTTCGTTATCTAAGCGGAAGAGAAACTTATTTGATCCACAAGACCCGTCCTTTTTTAGAAAAAGCAAGCCGACTGATCGAATCAGGTTGGAATGTATATTTGATCGAAGAAGACTTCCATTTAGAAGATGGATCTGTTACTTTAGAAAAAGTGGATCAGATCAGTTTAGAAGGAAATTATCCTTTGGATACGGTGAATCGTTATCCGGATATGCTTTTGTATAGAGGGGTCTTCTTACAGGTTTATAAATTAGGATTAGGCCCGAAGGTCTCCATCCAGACAAAAAAATCGGTCTCTATAAATCCTTCTCAATTCACCTACACGTTAAAGACGGTAAGATCGGAACGTAAAAGCCAGCCGAATGTTTATGAAGAAGTGAAAGCCTACGCGTATTGTTTTCAGATAAACCCTACTGGAAAGTTTAAAGTGGAATTCGAAGGAGAGTCCCTTAGCCAAGCTACTTTCAGCGTGACTGCGAACCAATCTTCTTCCGTAATTTTTCCCGAGTCTCCAGGAGTTGGGGACGATAGAAAGATGAACATCGAATTCTCAGTGGAAAATCCCGAGACAGACGATATACAAATCAGGTTCCACACGAAAAGGGACAGGCAAGCAGTTCTTAAATCCCTGCAATTATCGAGAATTCCCTGA
- a CDS encoding LIC10362 family protein, with protein MLYSVVLTLVCLFALVLGIRNLGKFPLSLEEFRLEIETSFANPFSGKSLIWFLFLISFFLLPFFWGLTFFLQSDANVLVIILGLFWIYFWSRTLILFR; from the coding sequence ATGCTATATTCTGTCGTATTAACTTTGGTCTGCCTTTTCGCTTTGGTTCTCGGGATCCGAAATCTAGGAAAATTTCCCCTAAGTTTAGAAGAGTTCCGTTTAGAGATCGAGACCTCATTTGCTAACCCGTTTTCCGGAAAGTCCTTAATCTGGTTCTTGTTTCTGATCAGTTTTTTCCTTTTACCGTTTTTCTGGGGATTAACCTTCTTCCTTCAATCGGATGCGAATGTATTGGTTATCATTTTAGGATTATTTTGGATCTATTTTTGGAGCAGAACACTCATTCTGTTTCGATAG
- a CDS encoding electron transfer flavoprotein subunit beta/FixA family protein, producing MKIIVLVKQVPDTETNIKVGDKSINEAGIKWIISPYDEFAIEEGLRLREKNGGEVIAVSLGPDRVQESLRQAYAMGADRAVQIKVDNYVPFDTVLTAELIANFAKAENADIIIGGRQSIDSDSSQVVIQVAEGLGIAHISFAVSLEISGTSVKATKEVEGGTQVVETSLPVAITAQKGLNEPRYPNLKGLMAAKKKPIETKTPADLGNPASKIEVVGLEPPPPRIPGRKLEAADAKGYAEQLVKALREEAKVI from the coding sequence ATGAAGATCATCGTTTTAGTGAAACAGGTGCCTGACACCGAAACGAATATCAAAGTCGGGGACAAGTCCATCAATGAAGCCGGAATTAAATGGATTATCTCTCCGTACGACGAATTCGCAATTGAAGAAGGACTTAGATTACGCGAGAAAAACGGAGGAGAGGTTATTGCAGTCTCTCTAGGACCGGATCGCGTTCAAGAGTCTTTACGCCAAGCATACGCAATGGGAGCGGACCGTGCCGTTCAGATCAAAGTGGACAATTACGTTCCATTCGACACCGTTTTAACCGCAGAACTGATCGCAAATTTCGCGAAAGCTGAAAATGCAGATATCATCATCGGCGGACGCCAATCTATCGATAGCGATAGTTCCCAAGTAGTGATCCAAGTAGCAGAAGGCCTCGGGATTGCTCATATTTCTTTCGCAGTTAGTTTAGAGATCAGCGGAACTTCCGTAAAAGCTACCAAAGAAGTAGAAGGTGGAACACAAGTTGTGGAAACCAGCCTACCTGTAGCAATCACTGCTCAAAAAGGATTAAACGAACCTCGTTATCCTAACCTAAAAGGTTTGATGGCTGCAAAGAAAAAGCCTATCGAAACCAAAACGCCTGCAGATCTGGGAAATCCTGCAAGCAAGATTGAAGTAGTGGGCCTTGAGCCTCCTCCACCTCGTATTCCTGGTCGCAAGTTAGAAGCGGCAGATGCGAAAGGTTACGCTGAACAATTAGTAAAAGCTCTTCGCGAAGAAGCTAAGGTTATCTAA
- a CDS encoding electron transfer flavoprotein subunit alpha/FixB family protein, translating into MSNVLIVGELKNGELKKISKEITSAGRKIADALGGKVTALLIGSGVEKFAGDLGAVGADSIVTVNAGDFNAETWANLVAGVIQDKKPSVVLVPHTSQGKDYSPRVAVKVGAGIVADAVGLSVDGGKVVAKKPIYSGKAYGNFKITSDVAIFTVRPNSQEVVQKAGAGATEAASPSAGDAKVKIVSSDLSGGNKVQLAEASIIVSGGRGIKGPENWPVLQGLADVLGAALGASRAAVDAGWISHSHQVGQTGKTVSPNCYIACGISGAIQHLAGMGSSKYIVAINKDGDAPIFKVATYGVVGDLFEVVPALTDEFKKVLG; encoded by the coding sequence GTGAGCAACGTTTTAATCGTAGGCGAACTCAAAAACGGAGAACTCAAAAAGATCTCCAAAGAAATCACTTCCGCTGGCCGCAAAATTGCGGACGCACTCGGAGGAAAAGTTACCGCTCTTCTTATCGGATCCGGAGTTGAAAAATTCGCAGGAGACCTGGGAGCAGTCGGAGCGGACAGCATAGTTACCGTAAATGCAGGGGACTTCAACGCGGAAACTTGGGCGAACTTAGTAGCCGGAGTAATTCAGGACAAAAAACCTTCCGTTGTTTTAGTTCCTCACACTTCTCAAGGAAAAGATTATTCTCCAAGAGTAGCTGTTAAAGTAGGAGCGGGAATCGTAGCTGATGCAGTAGGTCTTTCCGTAGATGGCGGCAAAGTAGTAGCTAAGAAGCCGATCTACTCCGGAAAAGCATACGGTAATTTCAAAATTACTAGCGATGTAGCTATCTTTACCGTTCGTCCAAACTCTCAAGAAGTAGTACAAAAAGCCGGAGCAGGTGCAACTGAAGCCGCTAGTCCGTCTGCTGGAGATGCGAAAGTTAAAATTGTTTCATCTGATCTAAGCGGTGGGAACAAAGTTCAATTAGCGGAAGCTTCTATCATCGTATCCGGGGGACGTGGAATTAAAGGACCTGAAAACTGGCCTGTTCTCCAAGGTTTGGCGGACGTTTTAGGTGCGGCTTTAGGTGCTTCTCGTGCTGCGGTCGACGCAGGCTGGATTTCTCATAGCCATCAAGTGGGTCAAACCGGTAAAACCGTTTCCCCGAACTGCTATATCGCATGCGGAATTTCCGGAGCGATCCAGCACTTAGCCGGAATGGGTTCCTCCAAGTATATCGTGGCTATCAATAAGGACGGAGATGCTCCGATCTTCAAAGTAGCTACCTACGGAGTCGTAGGAGATCTTTTCGAAGTCGTGCCGGCTCTGACCGACGAGTTTAAAAAAGTACTTGGATAA
- a CDS encoding LolA family protein, with protein sequence MASSKGILSFLGAAALLVCGTSILSDPGKERLSGVIGKMAEISSFRASITINNELTGTLSYQKPNHIHVKFSDGRVIASNGRYLWFYSPSRGIVGKQDVKGMTGGMAGLLSGYEEVTPVGGSLRLKSATRTYEEIVVTLGPDNTPRSLRMKSRSTGEYTSVSFSGVQTGIGLPASLFNFGAPANAQIVENPLNERE encoded by the coding sequence ATGGCTTCATCCAAGGGTATCTTATCCTTTTTGGGTGCCGCAGCTCTACTGGTCTGCGGCACTTCTATTTTATCCGATCCTGGCAAGGAACGGTTAAGCGGCGTCATCGGAAAGATGGCCGAAATTTCCAGTTTTCGGGCGAGTATTACGATCAATAATGAACTCACCGGAACTCTGTCTTATCAAAAACCGAATCATATCCATGTAAAATTTTCCGACGGAAGGGTCATCGCTTCCAACGGACGTTATCTTTGGTTTTATTCCCCTTCCAGAGGAATTGTAGGAAAACAGGACGTAAAAGGTATGACCGGAGGAATGGCTGGCCTACTCTCCGGATACGAAGAGGTGACCCCAGTGGGAGGTTCGCTTCGCCTAAAATCAGCAACCAGAACTTACGAAGAGATCGTGGTTACCCTAGGTCCTGACAATACTCCTCGTTCCCTCCGAATGAAGAGCAGATCTACAGGAGAATATACCTCCGTAAGTTTTTCCGGAGTCCAAACCGGTATAGGTTTACCTGCGTCCCTCTTCAATTTCGGAGCACCTGCGAACGCGCAAATTGTGGAGAACCCGCTTAACGAGAGGGAATAA
- the trpS gene encoding tryptophan--tRNA ligase, which translates to MRILTGVQPSGKLHLGNYFSVIRKLVDYQNNSDLFCFVADLHALTTFSSAKNQTENTYDAVCDFLALGIDPDKCAFWIQSEVPEVTELTWYLSMSITVPKLELAHSYKDKVAKGIVPSGGLFFYPVLMAADILAFNSDKVPVGKDQKQHLEYARDIAEKFNSQYGETFKLPEPEIDEETAIVPGVDGAKMSKSYGNTINFFDDEKKLKKSVMGILTDSAGVEEPKDYEKSIIYAIHSLFLDESGKKDLQSRFTNPGTGYGDLKKALLETILDYFGPYRKKREKISADPAYVRSVMKKGSDKARAASSQILDKVRDRLGIGISKVSN; encoded by the coding sequence ATGAGGATATTGACCGGAGTACAACCTTCTGGTAAATTACATTTAGGAAATTACTTCTCCGTTATACGCAAGTTAGTCGATTATCAAAACAATTCAGATCTATTCTGTTTTGTGGCAGATTTACATGCCTTGACTACTTTTAGTTCCGCAAAAAACCAAACGGAAAATACTTATGATGCCGTTTGCGATTTTTTAGCCTTAGGAATTGATCCGGACAAATGTGCTTTCTGGATCCAATCGGAAGTTCCGGAAGTAACGGAACTCACTTGGTATTTGAGCATGTCGATCACAGTTCCTAAATTGGAATTAGCTCACTCTTATAAAGATAAAGTCGCAAAGGGAATTGTTCCGAGCGGTGGACTTTTCTTTTATCCGGTATTAATGGCAGCGGATATTCTTGCATTCAATAGTGATAAGGTGCCTGTAGGAAAAGACCAAAAGCAACATTTAGAATACGCAAGAGATATAGCGGAGAAGTTCAACTCCCAATATGGAGAAACTTTTAAACTTCCGGAACCTGAAATTGACGAGGAGACTGCGATTGTGCCCGGAGTGGACGGTGCAAAAATGTCCAAGTCGTATGGAAATACGATCAACTTTTTCGATGATGAGAAGAAGTTAAAAAAATCGGTAATGGGAATTCTCACGGATTCCGCCGGAGTGGAAGAGCCGAAGGATTATGAAAAAAGTATAATATATGCGATCCATTCCCTTTTCTTAGACGAGTCCGGCAAAAAGGATCTGCAATCCAGATTTACCAACCCGGGAACCGGTTACGGAGATCTCAAAAAAGCACTGTTAGAAACGATCTTAGATTATTTCGGGCCTTACAGAAAAAAAAGAGAAAAGATCTCGGCTGATCCAGCATACGTAAGATCCGTCATGAAAAAAGGTTCCGATAAAGCAAGAGCGGCTTCGTCCCAGATCTTGGATAAGGTGAGAGACAGACTCGGGATCGGGATCTCAAAAGTTTCTAACTAA
- a CDS encoding ComEC/Rec2 family competence protein — protein sequence MGEYLEQNYRDWIPSSLFSYLILGLLSALFLDIFFPDLVLVWTAIHSIRIIFFSLSFSSGKKISSFSWGVILFFILAIFGYTKRSAPFLEESGFWKKQFSQKINQTLDKAKIEGRAKEISLGLVLGDAKGLDKEFKKNAREGGILHLFAASGLHLGILIGCMFVILKRIPFLGYYIPRILPVLLGLIYLTCLGFPISLARAWIFATWILLQSLFFRKSRPADLLISSVGLVYLWDPVRSFGVSFLLSFGAVSGILLLLPIFQKCIPPIPEDKTILSRFLGFWRENLLVSLSAGIGTLPSLIYYFGTYSFGSLGLNLILVPICGILLPLLYFSLALESVHISLLAKPFWQIVLFLLEILEKVTLYWGESNWNWMYHYRGPTKFFGLVIWFLFLNFLFLWKLLPSDKIENSNLDLSDSVKNKTRTHPLLKNIWILGFCICCGFQFLLANSSTWIRLPDVFFGDRFTFLVQEKNRLVLGGKCKYSSKILYKSLGKDPERFCGNSKTRNEIYIEHESCLEWISECLRRNQNLSLKYGGKEKPKTAGFENWILVPKLVEFQLPDPGQKLIRFEVGKDSLLTLANRTKKGEGIILILSRFGMKDDPRDWNRFRKQLGIAPGWKFIGSDELPGIPVL from the coding sequence ATGGGCGAATACTTGGAACAAAACTACCGAGACTGGATCCCGTCCTCCTTATTTTCCTATCTAATCCTTGGACTTTTATCCGCTTTATTTCTAGATATTTTCTTTCCGGACCTCGTCCTAGTTTGGACGGCGATACATTCAATTAGAATAATATTCTTTTCTCTTTCATTTTCCTCAGGAAAAAAGATCTCCAGCTTTTCTTGGGGAGTGATCTTATTTTTTATTTTAGCGATCTTCGGTTACACCAAAAGATCCGCTCCTTTTTTAGAAGAATCCGGTTTCTGGAAAAAACAATTCTCCCAAAAGATCAACCAAACATTGGATAAAGCAAAGATAGAAGGTAGAGCCAAGGAAATTTCCTTAGGATTGGTTTTAGGAGATGCAAAAGGTTTAGACAAAGAATTTAAGAAGAATGCTAGAGAAGGAGGGATTTTACATTTATTCGCAGCCTCAGGCCTACACTTGGGAATTTTAATCGGATGTATGTTTGTGATCCTAAAACGAATTCCTTTTTTAGGATATTATATTCCGAGAATACTCCCTGTGCTATTGGGACTCATTTACTTAACCTGTTTAGGTTTTCCGATCTCACTTGCAAGAGCATGGATATTCGCAACCTGGATACTCTTACAATCATTGTTTTTTAGAAAATCTAGACCGGCAGATCTATTGATCTCTTCTGTCGGACTAGTTTATCTTTGGGACCCGGTTCGTTCTTTCGGAGTTTCTTTTTTACTTTCTTTCGGTGCAGTATCAGGCATTCTACTTTTGCTTCCAATTTTCCAGAAATGTATTCCCCCCATACCGGAAGATAAAACGATCCTAAGTCGATTTTTAGGTTTTTGGAGAGAAAATCTTTTGGTTTCCTTATCCGCAGGGATAGGCACTTTACCTTCTTTAATTTATTATTTTGGGACCTATAGTTTCGGTTCTCTGGGTTTAAATCTGATCTTGGTCCCAATCTGCGGGATATTACTTCCTCTATTATATTTTTCTTTAGCATTAGAATCCGTGCATATTTCCTTACTCGCCAAACCGTTCTGGCAGATCGTTTTATTCCTTTTGGAAATATTAGAAAAGGTGACTCTCTATTGGGGTGAATCGAATTGGAATTGGATGTATCATTATCGAGGACCCACAAAGTTTTTCGGTTTAGTGATCTGGTTTTTATTCTTAAACTTCTTATTCTTATGGAAATTGCTCCCTTCCGATAAAATTGAGAATTCCAACTTAGATCTTTCTGATTCCGTAAAGAATAAGACCCGTACCCACCCATTGCTCAAGAACATCTGGATCTTGGGATTTTGTATCTGTTGCGGTTTCCAATTTTTATTGGCGAATTCTTCCACTTGGATACGGCTTCCCGATGTATTTTTCGGAGATCGATTCACCTTTTTGGTCCAAGAAAAGAACAGATTAGTTCTTGGAGGAAAATGTAAGTATAGTTCCAAAATTCTGTATAAGTCCTTGGGCAAAGATCCGGAAAGATTCTGCGGAAATTCCAAAACACGAAACGAGATCTATATTGAACATGAATCCTGCTTGGAATGGATCTCCGAATGTTTAAGAAGAAACCAAAACCTATCCCTGAAATACGGAGGAAAAGAAAAACCTAAGACCGCAGGTTTTGAAAATTGGATCTTAGTCCCTAAGTTAGTGGAATTTCAACTACCGGACCCAGGCCAAAAACTGATCCGATTCGAAGTCGGAAAAGATTCCCTTCTCACTTTAGCAAACCGGACAAAAAAAGGAGAAGGGATCATACTCATCCTTTCCAGATTTGGGATGAAAGATGATCCGAGAGACTGGAATCGATTTAGAAAACAGCTTGGAATCGCTCCCGGTTGGAAGTTTATTGGAAGTGATGAACTCCCCGGAATACCCGTTTTATAA
- the rsmA gene encoding 16S rRNA (adenine(1518)-N(6)/adenine(1519)-N(6))-dimethyltransferase RsmA, with amino-acid sequence MNSPEYPFYKPNIIREFLSERSSAPLKKWGQNFLIDPNAVKTLFSSAAPELIDRAELILEIGPGLGALSHILYGLGKKLRLYEIDPVYYKWLNEFLPGTEIILGDARETLSEQENSSCFLFGNLPYYITSELILLSLEKLPNLLGAVFLVQKEFAQRITKEISSLSIYAGAYGKFRSKKTIKAGCFYPSPNVDSSVLTFVSDKRFSQKTSYQVLEILCRTLFWGKRKKIGSSIKEAPLDSFYPNGLPLQISHENLRSKLKECLESAGISLDKRPEELKAEDFYKVVEFFQID; translated from the coding sequence ATGAACTCCCCGGAATACCCGTTTTATAAACCCAATATAATCCGGGAATTCTTATCCGAACGATCTTCTGCTCCGCTTAAAAAATGGGGGCAAAACTTTCTAATCGATCCAAACGCTGTAAAAACTTTATTCTCCAGCGCAGCTCCGGAACTGATCGACAGAGCGGAACTGATCCTGGAAATCGGCCCGGGTTTAGGAGCACTCTCCCACATACTCTACGGCCTCGGAAAAAAGCTGAGATTGTACGAGATCGATCCGGTATATTATAAATGGCTAAATGAATTCCTTCCTGGAACGGAAATCATTTTAGGAGATGCGAGAGAAACATTATCCGAACAAGAAAATAGCTCCTGTTTTTTATTCGGAAATCTGCCTTATTATATCACTTCCGAACTCATACTTCTTTCATTGGAAAAGCTTCCGAATTTGTTAGGAGCGGTCTTTTTGGTACAAAAAGAATTCGCGCAAAGAATCACTAAAGAGATCTCTTCTCTTTCTATTTATGCGGGAGCCTACGGAAAATTCCGAAGTAAAAAGACGATCAAGGCTGGATGTTTTTATCCTTCTCCCAATGTGGATTCGAGCGTTCTCACGTTTGTTTCAGACAAAAGATTTTCCCAAAAAACATCTTATCAAGTTTTAGAAATATTATGCAGGACCTTATTTTGGGGCAAAAGAAAAAAGATAGGTTCATCCATCAAAGAAGCCCCATTGGATTCCTTTTATCCGAACGGTCTTCCCCTCCAAATCTCGCATGAAAATTTAAGATCTAAATTGAAAGAATGTTTAGAGTCTGCAGGAATTTCCTTAGATAAAAGACCGGAAGAGTTAAAGGCGGAAGATTTTTATAAGGTTGTGGAGTTTTTTCAGATCGATTAA
- the rsgA gene encoding ribosome small subunit-dependent GTPase A, with the protein MNQKPSLNLSVWDADREKEFIKIAEDLRISDPISARIIGEQGQEFRLELGSLKEEGTGILTGALRFNADSSLDLPVAGDWVLVTKLSGEEYLIHKVLPRRSLLVRKVKGETLRPDPICANMDRIFLLQGLDGDFQPRRLERTLIQIWESKATPVVVLTKKDLYTGREEELKEKILIVQKSCPGVEVFSVSNHKQEGLEQLEMFWKDGSTSAFIGSSGVGKSSLLNLLIGEKIRSVNEVRESDSKGRHTTTNRWMFRLDSGAWILDTPGMREIQLWSDGSGLEETFPEIFEAASNCRFHDCSHISEPDCGVKSAIELGKISEERFKSYLKLKRELERTANLSAPNSVEFREQKAKWKSIHKEQKRMQQQRDRERYR; encoded by the coding sequence ATGAATCAAAAACCATCTTTGAATTTATCCGTATGGGATGCGGATAGAGAAAAAGAATTTATCAAAATTGCAGAGGACCTCCGTATCTCCGATCCGATCTCAGCGAGGATTATCGGAGAACAAGGACAAGAGTTTCGACTCGAACTAGGAAGTTTAAAGGAAGAAGGAACCGGAATTTTGACCGGAGCGCTTCGCTTTAATGCGGATTCTAGTTTGGATCTACCGGTTGCGGGAGATTGGGTCCTTGTCACAAAATTAAGCGGAGAAGAATACCTTATCCACAAAGTCCTTCCTCGAAGAAGTTTACTCGTACGAAAAGTCAAAGGAGAAACTTTAAGACCGGATCCGATCTGTGCAAACATGGATCGAATTTTTCTTTTACAAGGTTTGGACGGGGATTTTCAACCGAGAAGATTGGAAAGAACTTTGATACAGATCTGGGAAAGTAAGGCAACGCCCGTAGTCGTACTTACCAAAAAAGATCTGTATACAGGTAGAGAAGAAGAACTTAAAGAGAAGATCCTTATCGTTCAAAAGTCTTGTCCCGGTGTGGAAGTATTCTCCGTTTCGAATCATAAACAAGAAGGTTTGGAACAACTGGAAATGTTTTGGAAGGATGGATCTACTTCCGCTTTTATAGGATCTTCCGGAGTAGGTAAATCTTCTCTTCTCAACTTATTGATCGGAGAAAAGATCCGATCCGTAAACGAAGTCAGAGAATCCGATTCCAAAGGAAGACATACCACCACAAACAGATGGATGTTCCGTTTGGATTCAGGCGCTTGGATCCTGGACACTCCAGGTATGAGGGAGATCCAACTTTGGTCCGACGGTTCCGGGTTGGAAGAGACCTTTCCTGAAATTTTCGAAGCGGCTTCAAATTGCCGATTCCATGATTGTTCGCATATAAGTGAACCTGATTGTGGTGTGAAAAGCGCTATCGAGTTGGGAAAAATTTCGGAAGAAAGATTCAAAAGTTATCTGAAACTCAAAAGAGAGTTGGAAAGGACTGCTAATTTAAGCGCTCCCAACTCGGTTGAGTTCAGAGAACAAAAAGCGAAGTGGAAATCCATCCACAAAGAACAAAAAAGAATGCAACAACAACGAGACCGAGAAAGGTATCGTTAG